In Microbulbifer agarilyticus, the DNA window GCTTGCGGTTTCTTCTACTGCGGCCGGTGCCTGATCTTGCGCGATTACCGTACCGGCCAGCCCCCAAACCACCGCTAGGTGGATCAATATGCGGGATTTCATTTTTTCGTGCCCTCTCTGCAACTTCCCTATTGCAAGCCTAGAAGCTGTTGCCTGAGTGGGGGTGACACTGCGATGACTCGCGCGGCGGCATCGACAAATGGAGTCGGTCGAGGCAACTTCCGCCGCCGCTGTACGAGCGAAAATTTCTCAAGGCAGGTATCCTGTCGCCCTGCGCAAACTGCGCCACACCGCATTCATCTATCTGTCATCGCCAACCGAATTTCTATTTGTCTATGAGCAACGATAAGACCTCTTCTGCGCCACTGATTCTGGTGGACGGCTCTTCCTACCTTTACCGCGCTTTCCACGCCCTGCCGCCGCTGGCGACCAGCACTGGCCAGCCAACCGGCGCCGTGCGCGGGGTGATCTCCATGCTGCGCAAGCACCTTAAGGAGCACCCGGACAGCCCGGTAGTGGTGGTTTTCGACGCCAAAGGCAAAACCTTCCGCGATGAAATGTTTGCGGAGTACAAAGCACAGCGCCCGCCAATGCCGGACGACCTGCGCGCGCAGATTCAGCCGATTCACGACATCATCGACGCCATGGGCCTGCCGCGGCTGGTCATCGACGGGGTTGAGGCAGACGACGTCATTGGCACCCTGGCGCTGCAGGGCGCAGAGCAGGGCATGGACGTCATCATCTCCACCGGCGACAAGGATATGGCCCAGCTGGTGCGCCCCGGCGTAACCCTGGTGAACACCATGTCCAATACCGTGATGGATGTAGAAGGGGTGAAAGCCAAGTTCGGGGTGGGCCCGGAGCTGATCATCGACTTCCTCGCATTGATGGGCGACAAGGTAGACAACATTCCCGGCGTTCCCGGTGTGGGTGCGAAAACCGCCCTCGCACTGCTGCAGGGGCTCGGTAGCCTCAAGGATATTTACGCCAATCTTGATGCCATCGCACCGCTCGGCTTCCGCGGCTCAAAAACCCTGGCCAAGAAGATGGAAGAGCACAAGGACGCGGCGGATATGTCTTATGTGCTGGCCACCATCAAGACCGACGTAGAGATGGACTACCAGCCGCAGACCCTCGCCAACAGCGAACCGGACACCGACAAACTGCGCGAACTGTTTTCCGAAATGGAGTTTCGCAGTTGGGTCGACGAACTGGGTGGCGACAGCGAGGCATCGTCCGCGGCGGCCGCCGCGATAGAGCGCAACTACAGCATCATCCTCGACGAAAAAGAGCTGGATACCTGGCTGGAAAAGCTGAAGCAGGCAGACCTGTTTGCCTTCGATACCGAAACCACCAGCCTCAATTACATGCAGGCCAAGCTGGTGGGGGTGAGCTTTGCGGTGGAGGCCGGCGAGGCCGTCTACCTCCCCCTGGCCCACGATTACATGGGCGCACCGGCACAAATCGATTTTGAGCGGGCGCTGGCCAAGCTGAAACCCATTCTCGAAAGTGACGAATACAAAAAGGTCGGCCAGAACCTCAAGTACGACAGCCATATTCTCGCCAACTACGATATCGAGCTGCGCGGTATTGCCCGCGACACCATGCTCGAATCTTACGTGCTCAACAGCACCGGCAGCCGCCACGATATGGACAGCCTCGCGCAGAAATACCTGGGCGAAACCACGATCAAGTTCGAAGATATTGCCGGCAAGGGTGCCAAGCAGCTCACCTTCAACCAGATCGAGCTGGACAAGGCCGGCCCCTATGCGGCGGAAGATGCGGACATTACCCTGCGTTTGCACCAGGAGCTGAGCGGTCGCCTGGCGCAAGAGCCGAGTCTGGAAAAGGTGCTCGACGAAATTGAAATGCCGCTGGTGCCGGTGCTGACACACATCGAGCGCAACGGTGCCTA includes these proteins:
- the polA gene encoding DNA polymerase I — its product is MSNDKTSSAPLILVDGSSYLYRAFHALPPLATSTGQPTGAVRGVISMLRKHLKEHPDSPVVVVFDAKGKTFRDEMFAEYKAQRPPMPDDLRAQIQPIHDIIDAMGLPRLVIDGVEADDVIGTLALQGAEQGMDVIISTGDKDMAQLVRPGVTLVNTMSNTVMDVEGVKAKFGVGPELIIDFLALMGDKVDNIPGVPGVGAKTALALLQGLGSLKDIYANLDAIAPLGFRGSKTLAKKMEEHKDAADMSYVLATIKTDVEMDYQPQTLANSEPDTDKLRELFSEMEFRSWVDELGGDSEASSAAAAAIERNYSIILDEKELDTWLEKLKQADLFAFDTETTSLNYMQAKLVGVSFAVEAGEAVYLPLAHDYMGAPAQIDFERALAKLKPILESDEYKKVGQNLKYDSHILANYDIELRGIARDTMLESYVLNSTGSRHDMDSLAQKYLGETTIKFEDIAGKGAKQLTFNQIELDKAGPYAAEDADITLRLHQELSGRLAQEPSLEKVLDEIEMPLVPVLTHIERNGAYIDAAMLKQQSDELDKKMRALEQQAYDEAGEEFNLGSTKQLGAILFEKLEIPVIKKTPKGAPSTAEPVLQELALSHKLPALIMQYRGMAKLKNTYTDKLPQMIDPATGRVHTSYHQAVAATGRLSSSDPNLQNIPIRTEEGRRIRQAFVADPRINGGSAIVAADYSQIELRIMAHLSGDKGLLDAFAHGADIHRATAAEVFEVPVEEVSDEQRRRAKAINFGLIYGMSAFGLAKQLDIPRADAQTYIDRYFERYPGVLAYMENTRKQAADKGYVETLFGRRLYLPEINSRNGMQRQAAERTAINAPMQGTAADIIKRAMISVDAWLRDEQLKTRLIMQVHDELVLEVPADERELVVKRIPELMQAAAELDVPLIADLGEGANWDEAH